In one window of Nesterenkonia sandarakina DNA:
- a CDS encoding CCA tRNA nucleotidyltransferase — protein MPYLPSGFPDGAWLPEVVVELGERFAAHGFELSLVGGPVRDLFLGRTSPDLDFTTAATPDEIIETVSGWADAHWDIGRDFGTIGIRKGADSIEITTYRAEAYDPGSRKPQVNFGTDLGEDLIRRDFTVNAMALKLPGFELVDPHGGVKDLHLGVLRTPATPEESFSDDPLRMMRAARFASQLRMEVAEEVLAAMTEMSARLSIVSAERIREELVKLICGADPRAGIDLLVDSGLAEIMLPEVPALKLTDDEHHRHKDVYQHSLQVLEQACALETDEDGPVPGPDFVLRFAALMHDVGKAKTRRFEPGGGVSFRHHDVVGAKQTRRRMQELRFDKASIAAVSLLVELHMRFYGYGDQGWSDSAVRRYVTDAGDQLERLHRLTRSDVTTRNKKKAARLDHAYDDLEARIVELAEREQLDRIRPHLDGEQIMEVLGIAPGPEVGRAYKFLLEHRMEHGPVEKAEAVEILKEWASAQR, from the coding sequence ATGCCTTACCTTCCCTCTGGTTTTCCCGACGGCGCCTGGCTGCCCGAGGTCGTCGTCGAACTCGGCGAACGCTTCGCCGCCCACGGCTTCGAGCTCTCCCTGGTCGGAGGTCCCGTACGGGACCTCTTCCTGGGACGCACCTCCCCGGACCTGGACTTCACCACCGCCGCCACCCCAGATGAGATCATCGAGACGGTCTCCGGCTGGGCCGACGCGCACTGGGACATCGGCCGGGACTTCGGCACCATCGGGATCCGCAAGGGCGCGGACTCGATCGAGATCACCACCTACCGCGCCGAGGCCTACGACCCTGGCTCACGCAAGCCGCAGGTCAACTTCGGCACCGACCTGGGTGAGGACCTCATCCGGCGGGACTTCACGGTCAACGCGATGGCGCTGAAGCTGCCGGGCTTCGAACTGGTGGACCCGCACGGGGGCGTGAAGGATCTGCACCTGGGCGTGCTGCGCACCCCGGCCACCCCGGAGGAGTCATTCTCCGATGACCCGCTGCGCATGATGCGCGCGGCGCGCTTCGCCTCGCAGCTGCGCATGGAGGTCGCCGAAGAGGTGCTCGCTGCGATGACCGAGATGTCTGCCCGGCTCAGCATCGTCTCTGCAGAGCGGATCCGCGAGGAGCTGGTCAAGCTGATCTGCGGCGCGGACCCGCGTGCCGGGATCGACCTGCTGGTGGACTCCGGGCTCGCGGAGATCATGCTCCCGGAGGTGCCCGCGCTGAAGCTCACCGACGATGAGCATCACCGGCACAAGGACGTGTACCAGCACTCGCTGCAGGTGCTGGAACAGGCCTGCGCCCTGGAGACCGACGAGGACGGCCCGGTGCCCGGACCCGATTTCGTGCTGCGCTTCGCGGCGCTGATGCACGACGTGGGCAAGGCCAAGACCCGGCGCTTCGAACCCGGTGGCGGGGTCAGCTTCCGGCACCACGACGTGGTCGGGGCCAAGCAGACCCGACGACGGATGCAGGAGCTGCGCTTCGACAAGGCCAGCATCGCCGCGGTGAGCCTGCTGGTGGAGCTGCACATGCGCTTCTACGGCTACGGGGACCAGGGGTGGAGCGACTCCGCGGTGCGCCGCTACGTCACCGACGCCGGAGACCAGCTCGAGCGTCTGCACCGGCTCACCCGATCGGATGTGACCACCAGGAACAAGAAGAAGGCGGCCCGGCTCGACCACGCCTACGACGACCTCGAGGCGCGCATCGTGGAACTCGCCGAACGTGAACAGCTTGACCGGATCCGCCCGCACCTGGACGGGGAACAGATCATGGAGGTGCTGGGCATCGCTCCAGGACCCGAGGTGGGCCGGGCGTATAAGTTCCTGCTCGAACACCGCATGGAGCACGGGCCGGTGGAGAAGGCAGAGGCCGTGGAGATCCTGAAGGAGTGGGCCTCAGCGCAGCGCTGA
- a CDS encoding NUDIX hydrolase, which translates to MNRPETGDERRTPLTVSMGARRVPARQSTRQQGSLPTVEEVSAGGVVIRPASPGFEVAIIARYNRGGRLEWCLPKGHPEGSETFEEAALREVAEETGVQGAILTSLGSIEYWFTVPSHRVHKTVHHYLMEAVGGELSIENDPDHEAVDVAWVDIDALERTLSFPNERRIVNLARQVIDESVQSS; encoded by the coding sequence ATGAACAGACCGGAGACCGGCGATGAACGGCGCACCCCATTGACAGTGTCAATGGGTGCCCGGCGTGTGCCGGCCCGCCAGAGCACCCGGCAGCAGGGGAGCCTTCCCACGGTCGAGGAGGTCAGCGCAGGAGGCGTGGTCATCCGTCCCGCATCCCCCGGTTTCGAGGTGGCCATCATCGCGCGCTACAACCGGGGCGGACGCCTGGAATGGTGCCTGCCCAAGGGCCATCCCGAAGGCTCAGAGACCTTCGAGGAGGCCGCGCTGCGCGAGGTGGCCGAGGAGACCGGAGTTCAGGGCGCCATCCTGACCTCCCTGGGCAGCATCGAGTACTGGTTCACCGTCCCCTCGCACCGGGTGCACAAGACGGTGCACCACTACCTGATGGAGGCTGTGGGCGGGGAGCTCAGCATCGAGAACGACCCCGACCATGAAGCCGTCGACGTCGCCTGGGTGGACATCGACGCACTGGAGCGGACGCTCTCCTTCCCCAATGAGCGCCGGATCGTGAACCTCGCGCGTCAGGTGATCGATGAGTCTGTGCAGTCCAGCTGA
- the murJ gene encoding murein biosynthesis integral membrane protein MurJ produces MTAASPHQTDPGAPPPPPATPATPDGTAASESSAEPVGPAGTSGSGSDPAADQSHLPAKGLARASAIMAAGTLVSRVLGFVRTALLAVAIGSTTLVADVFEKANTVPNVIYLLLAGGMFNVVLVPQLIKAARRPDRGADYTSRLLTLTTTVLAVFTVLLTLAAYPIVLALTRNWTEPMLALGTAFAIWTLPQIFFYGLYAVTGQVLNANARFGWYMWAPVLNNLIAIGVILSFIITFGRYAASDDQLTEWTAQQTIWLAAGHTVGIIAQALLLLWPLSRLGLKLRPKFGLKGMGLASTGRIAGWTLVTMLIGNIANLLYMRLISGATATREGMGELGASVPGEYAANVAELIAILPHSVFVLSIATVLFNQLARAMDLGRYSRAREIINEGLRIFAIPVMFCMVAVLVLAGPLGRIFGGAAADANLAGAAIGQLLVLLALGMPFRSASFYLMRVFYSAEDAKTPMLIYAIIAAVGLSTAYGLAQVVPDELIPYLVIGLFTALHMLQYLICHLLVVRRWGGFDFASVLGAYLRSGACAATAGLAGAATLWLLGGYNWGFAWNTIFTAVISCAAVGVVMAVVFVVMLRWLRVEEFTAAIAPLARRVPALSRLAR; encoded by the coding sequence ATGACTGCTGCTTCCCCCCATCAGACCGACCCGGGCGCTCCGCCGCCTCCGCCTGCGACTCCGGCGACCCCGGACGGCACCGCAGCCAGCGAGAGCTCCGCAGAGCCCGTAGGCCCCGCGGGCACCTCCGGCTCCGGCTCAGACCCCGCGGCGGATCAGAGCCACCTGCCCGCCAAGGGGCTGGCCCGGGCCAGCGCGATCATGGCGGCGGGGACGCTGGTCTCCCGAGTGCTCGGCTTCGTGCGCACCGCGCTGCTGGCGGTGGCCATCGGGTCCACCACTCTGGTCGCGGATGTCTTCGAGAAGGCCAACACCGTCCCCAATGTGATCTACCTGCTGCTCGCCGGCGGGATGTTCAACGTGGTGCTGGTCCCGCAGCTGATCAAGGCCGCCCGGCGCCCCGACCGGGGCGCGGACTACACCTCCCGGCTGCTCACGCTGACCACCACCGTGCTCGCGGTCTTCACCGTGCTGCTGACCCTCGCGGCGTACCCGATCGTGCTCGCCCTGACCCGGAACTGGACCGAGCCGATGCTCGCCCTGGGCACTGCCTTCGCGATCTGGACGCTTCCGCAGATCTTCTTCTACGGGCTCTACGCGGTGACCGGGCAGGTGCTCAACGCCAACGCCCGCTTCGGCTGGTACATGTGGGCCCCGGTGCTGAACAACTTGATCGCCATCGGGGTGATCCTCAGCTTCATCATCACCTTCGGCCGGTATGCCGCCAGCGACGACCAGCTCACGGAGTGGACCGCGCAGCAGACCATCTGGCTCGCCGCCGGGCACACCGTCGGGATCATCGCCCAGGCGCTGCTGCTGCTGTGGCCGCTCTCCCGGCTCGGGCTGAAGCTGCGCCCGAAGTTCGGGCTCAAAGGGATGGGCCTGGCCTCCACCGGCCGGATCGCCGGGTGGACCCTGGTGACCATGCTCATCGGCAACATCGCCAACCTGCTCTATATGCGCCTGATCTCCGGAGCGACGGCGACCCGTGAGGGGATGGGGGAGCTCGGCGCCTCGGTGCCCGGTGAGTACGCGGCCAACGTCGCCGAGCTGATCGCGATCCTGCCGCACTCGGTGTTCGTGCTCTCCATCGCCACGGTGCTCTTCAACCAGCTCGCCCGCGCGATGGACCTGGGCCGCTATTCCCGGGCCCGGGAGATCATCAACGAGGGGCTGCGGATCTTCGCGATCCCCGTGATGTTCTGCATGGTGGCCGTCTTGGTCCTGGCCGGCCCGCTGGGCCGGATCTTCGGCGGTGCCGCGGCCGACGCGAACCTCGCCGGCGCCGCCATCGGGCAGCTGCTGGTGCTGCTGGCCCTGGGCATGCCCTTCCGCTCCGCCAGCTTCTACCTGATGCGCGTCTTCTACTCCGCGGAGGACGCGAAGACCCCGATGCTGATCTACGCGATCATCGCGGCGGTGGGCCTGAGCACCGCCTACGGGTTGGCCCAGGTGGTCCCCGACGAGCTGATCCCCTACCTGGTCATCGGACTCTTCACCGCGCTGCACATGCTGCAGTACCTGATCTGCCACCTGCTGGTGGTCCGCCGCTGGGGCGGCTTCGACTTCGCCTCGGTGCTGGGAGCGTATCTGCGTTCCGGGGCCTGCGCGGCCACCGCCGGGCTCGCCGGGGCGGCGACGCTGTGGCTGCTCGGCGGCTACAACTGGGGCTTCGCCTGGAACACCATCTTCACCGCGGTGATCAGCTGCGCCGCCGTCGGGGTGGTGATGGCGGTGGTCTTCGTGGTGATGCTGCGCTGGCTGCGCGTGGAGGAGTTCACCGCTGCCATCGCGCCGCTGGCCAGGCGCGTTCCAGCACTGTCCCGCCTGGCCCGGTAG
- the trxB gene encoding thioredoxin-disulfide reductase yields MIVTEQTPDQVHDVVIIGSGPAGYTAAVYMARANLNPIILTGSVTAGGELMNTTEVENFPGFPEGIMGPDLMMNMEQQARRFGADIRHEDATELLLDQPIKQITTGAGDVLHSRAVVLATGSAYRELGVPGEKALSGHGVSWCATCDGFFFREQNIAVVGGGDSAMEEALFLTKFASKVTVLHRRGELRASQIMADRAKANEKIEFIWNTEVTEVQGEGKVSRLLLRDTTTGEPSSLDVTGVFVAIGHDPRTELFKDQITLTEEGTAWVEGRTSRTSLPGVFAAGDVLDPTYRQAITAAGSGCVAALDVEHWLADTLNSEAAKVPTPPTNTAPVPS; encoded by the coding sequence GTGATTGTGACTGAACAGACCCCTGACCAGGTTCATGACGTGGTCATCATCGGCTCCGGCCCTGCTGGCTACACCGCGGCCGTCTACATGGCCCGTGCAAACCTGAACCCCATCATCCTCACCGGCTCTGTGACCGCAGGTGGGGAGCTGATGAACACCACCGAGGTGGAGAACTTCCCGGGCTTCCCCGAGGGCATCATGGGCCCTGACCTGATGATGAACATGGAGCAGCAGGCACGCCGGTTCGGCGCGGACATCCGCCACGAGGATGCCACCGAGCTGCTCCTGGATCAGCCGATCAAGCAGATCACCACCGGTGCCGGGGACGTGCTGCATTCCCGCGCCGTCGTGCTGGCCACCGGATCCGCCTACCGCGAGCTCGGCGTGCCGGGCGAGAAGGCGCTCTCCGGCCACGGCGTCAGCTGGTGCGCCACCTGCGACGGCTTCTTCTTCCGGGAGCAGAACATCGCGGTGGTCGGCGGCGGAGACTCCGCCATGGAGGAGGCTCTGTTCCTCACGAAGTTCGCCTCCAAGGTCACCGTCCTGCACCGCCGCGGTGAACTGCGCGCCTCCCAGATCATGGCGGACCGCGCGAAGGCCAACGAGAAGATCGAGTTCATCTGGAACACCGAGGTCACCGAGGTCCAGGGCGAGGGCAAAGTCAGCCGGCTGCTGCTGCGCGACACCACCACCGGGGAGCCATCCTCCCTGGATGTGACAGGTGTCTTCGTGGCTATTGGTCATGACCCCCGCACCGAGCTCTTCAAGGATCAGATCACGCTCACCGAAGAAGGCACGGCTTGGGTCGAGGGGCGTACCTCCAGGACCTCGCTGCCCGGCGTCTTCGCCGCCGGAGATGTGCTTGATCCGACCTACCGGCAGGCGATCACCGCTGCAGGCTCCGGCTGTGTGGCGGCCCTCGACGTCGAACACTGGTTGGCGGACACGCTGAACTCTGAGGCCGCCAAGGTGCCGACTCCCCCTACCAACACTGCCCCCGTACCGTCCTAA
- the trxA gene encoding thioredoxin produces the protein MSDLKNVTDASFEQDVLQADRPVLVDFWAEWCGPCRMLTPILEELAAENPEKIEVVKVNVDENPGTAAKFGITSIPAVYAFKGGEHVQSSIGAKPKQVLEQEFADLLK, from the coding sequence ATGTCAGATCTCAAGAACGTCACCGATGCAAGCTTCGAGCAGGACGTCCTGCAGGCCGATAGGCCGGTTCTGGTCGATTTCTGGGCCGAGTGGTGCGGCCCCTGCCGCATGCTGACTCCGATCCTCGAGGAGCTGGCCGCCGAGAACCCGGAGAAGATCGAGGTCGTGAAGGTCAACGTGGATGAGAATCCCGGCACCGCGGCCAAGTTCGGGATCACCTCGATCCCTGCGGTCTACGCCTTCAAGGGTGGCGAGCACGTGCAGTCTTCGATCGGCGCGAAGCCCAAGCAGGTCCTTGAGCAGGAGTTCGCTGATCTGCTGAAGTAG
- a CDS encoding ParB/RepB/Spo0J family partition protein: protein MAERKRRGLGRGLGALINSDAAEEAAAAEQAAADEAAAAESAPPARAEQRSAGVGSVAEGAAGTGSTHEESETGAEPARRSDSASQTAGRGRRDDSRAPESADSADSSAGSQQVSRETGGIRAPAPRPIDVFFSAKSDLDRQVIARESATIAPPSTSSRRSPGGQRAPMPDVLSRTASRSSTAATGHAPAASNASSLEDRSGTDQATKDSFPASEPTEAAWTQTVSRETGGTVDGAEFRSIPVDAIVPNPRQPRQEFDEEHMDELIHSIREIGVLQPIVVRPAGPDQYELVMGERRWRASKTAERTSIPAIVRMTTDDDLLRDALLENIHRSQLNPLEEAAAYRQLLDDFNCTQDELAERIGRSRPQISNTLRLMKLPPAVQRRVAAGVLSAGHARALLGLKSLEQMDQLAGRIVAEGLSVRATEEAVTLAQRDQNTGDLGRERAKSPRVRQLEEFSEALTDRLDTQVKITLGAKKGRIAIDFGSIDDLHRLMDMIGSRP from the coding sequence ATGGCAGAACGCAAACGTCGCGGGCTTGGTCGGGGCTTAGGGGCATTGATCAACAGTGATGCGGCCGAAGAGGCTGCGGCTGCCGAGCAGGCTGCGGCGGACGAGGCAGCAGCAGCAGAGTCCGCACCGCCCGCGAGGGCAGAGCAGCGGTCGGCAGGTGTAGGGTCGGTGGCTGAAGGCGCGGCAGGTACAGGGTCGACGCATGAGGAGTCCGAGACCGGGGCCGAGCCAGCGAGAAGGTCGGACTCTGCCTCCCAGACGGCTGGCCGGGGCCGGCGCGATGACTCACGGGCTCCAGAGTCGGCGGATAGCGCGGACTCGTCAGCGGGATCCCAGCAGGTTTCACGCGAAACCGGGGGAATCCGGGCACCAGCTCCGCGCCCGATAGATGTCTTCTTCTCAGCGAAATCAGACCTGGATCGGCAGGTCATCGCCCGGGAATCTGCCACCATTGCACCGCCAAGCACCTCGTCCAGGCGATCCCCCGGTGGCCAGCGTGCTCCCATGCCAGACGTGCTTTCGCGTACCGCGTCTAGATCCAGCACGGCCGCAACGGGGCACGCTCCTGCGGCCAGCAATGCCTCGTCGCTGGAAGATAGATCCGGCACAGATCAGGCGACCAAGGACTCTTTCCCGGCCAGCGAGCCCACCGAGGCTGCCTGGACCCAGACCGTTTCACGTGAAACCGGCGGCACGGTGGACGGAGCCGAGTTCAGGTCCATCCCAGTGGATGCGATCGTGCCGAACCCACGTCAGCCTCGTCAGGAGTTCGACGAGGAGCATATGGATGAGCTGATCCACTCGATTCGAGAGATCGGCGTGCTGCAGCCCATCGTGGTGCGACCTGCGGGACCTGACCAGTATGAGCTGGTCATGGGTGAACGGCGCTGGCGGGCTTCCAAGACCGCCGAGCGGACATCGATTCCAGCCATCGTGCGGATGACCACCGACGATGATCTGCTCCGCGACGCTCTTTTGGAGAATATCCACAGATCGCAGCTCAATCCTTTGGAGGAAGCCGCTGCATACCGGCAATTACTTGATGATTTCAACTGCACCCAGGACGAGCTGGCGGAGCGCATCGGGCGATCCCGACCGCAGATCAGCAACACCCTGCGTCTGATGAAGCTGCCCCCGGCCGTGCAGCGCCGGGTGGCCGCCGGGGTGCTCTCTGCTGGGCACGCCAGGGCCCTGCTGGGGCTGAAGTCTCTGGAGCAGATGGATCAGCTGGCCGGACGGATCGTGGCCGAGGGGCTGTCGGTGCGTGCCACCGAGGAGGCCGTGACCCTGGCCCAGCGCGACCAGAACACGGGAGACCTGGGCCGGGAACGCGCGAAGAGCCCTCGGGTGCGTCAGCTCGAGGAGTTCTCCGAAGCGCTCACGGATCGTCTCGACACGCAGGTCAAGATCACCCTGGGAGCCAAGAAGGGCCGGATCGCGATCGATTTCGGCTCCATCGATGATCTGCACCGTCTGATGGACATGATCGGTTCGCGCCCATGA
- a CDS encoding AAA family ATPase — MESLTASSPLAAELADENRRRKKLTTTELTRPGHTRAITVSNQKGGVGKTTSTVNLSAALADQGFNVLVIDIDPQGNASTALGVEHSADTDSVYDVLIEDFALADVVTDCPDIPRLQVVPATIHLAGAEIELVSLVAREQRLARALAEYHRYREENGLQRLDFVFIDCPPSLGLLTVNAFVAAQEVLIPIQCEYYALEGLSQLLNNIGMIQKHLNPPLKVSTILLTMYDGRTNLASQVAGEVREHFPDSVLKSVIPRSVRISEAPSYQQTVITYDRSSTGALAYLEAAAELVQRS; from the coding sequence CTGGAGTCCCTGACCGCGTCCTCTCCCCTGGCGGCCGAACTCGCCGATGAGAATCGTCGCCGTAAGAAGCTGACCACGACCGAGCTCACTCGACCGGGACACACCCGAGCCATCACCGTCTCCAATCAGAAGGGCGGGGTGGGCAAGACCACCAGCACGGTCAACCTCTCTGCAGCGCTGGCTGATCAGGGCTTCAACGTCTTGGTGATCGACATCGATCCGCAGGGCAATGCGTCCACCGCACTGGGGGTCGAGCACTCCGCGGACACGGACTCCGTCTACGACGTTCTGATCGAGGATTTCGCCTTGGCCGATGTGGTCACTGATTGTCCGGACATCCCGCGACTCCAAGTGGTGCCTGCGACGATCCACCTCGCGGGAGCCGAGATCGAACTGGTCTCCCTCGTCGCCAGAGAGCAGCGGCTGGCCCGCGCGCTGGCGGAGTATCACCGCTACCGCGAGGAGAACGGACTCCAGCGGCTGGATTTCGTGTTCATCGACTGCCCACCCAGTCTTGGGCTTCTAACGGTCAATGCCTTCGTCGCTGCCCAGGAGGTGCTCATCCCGATCCAGTGTGAGTACTACGCACTGGAGGGCCTGAGTCAGCTGCTCAACAACATCGGCATGATTCAGAAGCATCTGAACCCACCCCTGAAGGTCTCCACGATCTTGTTGACCATGTACGACGGCCGCACCAATCTGGCCTCGCAGGTGGCAGGTGAGGTCCGCGAGCACTTCCCGGACTCGGTGTTGAAGTCTGTGATTCCACGCAGCGTGCGCATCTCCGAGGCGCCTTCCTACCAGCAGACCGTGATCACCTACGACCGCTCCTCCACGGGAGCGCTGGCCTACCTCGAGGCGGCCGCGGAGCTGGTTCAGCGCTCCTGA
- the rsmG gene encoding 16S rRNA (guanine(527)-N(7))-methyltransferase RsmG, which translates to MSDPQQDREEAIAEQVSDAQLNEPEIPGQGPELLAPELTEKEQRAAEELFGDRLDLAKQYVSHLCSTGIEHGLLGPREVPIMWSRHVLNCAVLGPELTAGTTVADVGSGAGLPGLALAIARPDVDFILIEPMERRVEWLSTVVEDLQLENVQLIRARAEEVTDEVMAEVVTARAVTALKKLLPMTVPLLADDGELLLIKGRSARGEIAAAGKSFSKHKLAEPTVELLGEGLLEEPSTVVRCRRRSAGRR; encoded by the coding sequence ATGAGCGATCCGCAGCAGGACCGCGAGGAAGCGATCGCAGAGCAGGTCAGCGACGCCCAGCTCAATGAGCCGGAGATCCCCGGACAGGGACCTGAGCTCTTGGCCCCTGAGCTGACCGAGAAGGAACAGCGCGCCGCCGAAGAGCTCTTCGGCGACCGGCTGGATCTGGCCAAGCAGTACGTCTCCCACCTGTGCTCCACGGGCATCGAGCACGGCCTCCTGGGTCCCCGAGAGGTGCCCATCATGTGGTCCCGCCATGTGCTCAACTGTGCTGTGCTCGGCCCCGAACTCACGGCTGGGACCACAGTGGCCGACGTCGGCTCGGGTGCCGGCCTGCCAGGTCTCGCACTGGCCATCGCCCGCCCCGATGTGGACTTCATCCTGATCGAGCCGATGGAGCGCCGGGTGGAATGGCTGAGCACCGTGGTGGAGGATCTCCAGCTCGAGAACGTGCAGCTGATCCGGGCCCGCGCCGAGGAGGTCACCGATGAGGTGATGGCCGAGGTGGTCACCGCCCGCGCTGTGACAGCACTGAAGAAGCTTTTGCCCATGACAGTCCCACTTTTGGCCGACGACGGCGAGCTGCTGCTGATCAAGGGTCGCAGCGCTCGTGGCGAGATCGCTGCCGCTGGAAAGTCCTTCAGCAAGCACAAGCTCGCAGAGCCAACCGTGGAACTGCTCGGCGAAGGTCTCCTGGAGGAACCCAGCACCGTGGTGCGGTGCCGGCGTCGTTCAGCAGGACGACGCTGA
- a CDS encoding protein jag gives MSENETQLSETEASDPAAAQETTASESQHSASEAAEPASVRDEDAEAGSEDAEAVEGDQASTEGATDEGDIAADYLEELLDIVDLDGDIDIEVRGGRTYVSILTEENGEELDDLVGDRGEVLDALQELTRLAVLTATGERTRLILDIAGHRDQRQEELKEQAETAIAKVKDRGEDEHLEPMSAYERKIVHDFVAESGLLSESEGEGRRRHVVISAA, from the coding sequence ATGAGCGAGAACGAGACCCAGCTGAGCGAGACCGAGGCCTCTGACCCGGCGGCAGCGCAGGAGACGACGGCGTCTGAGTCGCAGCACAGCGCCTCTGAGGCAGCCGAGCCCGCCTCGGTGCGTGATGAGGACGCCGAGGCCGGCAGCGAGGATGCTGAGGCCGTTGAAGGTGATCAGGCGAGCACCGAAGGCGCCACCGACGAGGGTGACATCGCTGCGGACTACCTCGAGGAGCTCCTCGACATCGTGGATCTCGACGGTGACATCGACATCGAAGTACGTGGCGGACGCACCTATGTCTCCATCCTCACGGAGGAGAACGGGGAAGAGCTCGATGACCTCGTCGGGGACCGCGGCGAGGTGCTCGATGCGCTGCAGGAACTGACCCGGCTGGCAGTGCTCACCGCCACCGGTGAACGGACCCGTCTGATCCTGGACATCGCCGGACACCGCGACCAGCGCCAGGAGGAGCTCAAGGAACAGGCGGAGACCGCGATCGCGAAGGTCAAGGACCGCGGTGAGGACGAGCACCTGGAGCCGATGAGCGCCTATGAGCGCAAGATCGTCCACGACTTCGTCGCCGAGTCTGGGCTCCTCAGCGAGTCCGAGGGCGAAGGCCGGCGTCGCCACGTGGTCATCTCAGCCGCCTGA
- the yidC gene encoding membrane protein insertase YidC, with translation MWPFTWAVSFILSTFHGLLTAVGMDFNSGWNWVISIVLLVLVIRIILIPLFVKQIKSQRGMQIIQPEVQKLQAKYKGKKDPVSRQQMAQEQQALFKKHNVNPFMTCLPLLAQMPIFFALFWMLNRMREEQNQLDGYGALTAAEVQSFDGSEIFGVGMSDIFLPAFSADPTRWDVVVLTSIMIVAMVATQFFTQKQLMSKNMSEAALTGQFAQTQKMMLYVLPLVFVVGGVNFPVGVLVYWTATNFWTMGQQWWVIRNNPTPGSLAEKELNLRRAARGLAPFNEAPKPVAEQPKPTGKHLGQTSQPAKKKKRKK, from the coding sequence ATGTGGCCCTTCACCTGGGCCGTCTCCTTCATCCTGAGCACCTTCCACGGGCTGTTGACAGCTGTGGGAATGGATTTCAACTCCGGGTGGAACTGGGTGATCTCCATTGTTCTGCTCGTGCTCGTGATCCGCATCATCTTGATCCCGCTGTTCGTCAAGCAGATCAAGTCCCAGCGCGGGATGCAGATCATCCAGCCCGAAGTGCAGAAGCTGCAGGCCAAGTACAAGGGCAAGAAGGACCCGGTCTCGCGCCAGCAGATGGCGCAGGAGCAGCAGGCGCTGTTCAAGAAGCACAACGTGAACCCGTTCATGACCTGCCTGCCGCTGCTGGCCCAGATGCCGATCTTCTTCGCGCTGTTCTGGATGCTCAACCGGATGCGCGAGGAGCAGAACCAGCTCGACGGCTACGGTGCGCTGACCGCCGCAGAGGTGCAGAGCTTCGACGGCTCGGAGATCTTCGGTGTGGGAATGTCGGACATCTTCCTGCCGGCCTTCAGCGCCGATCCCACCCGGTGGGACGTGGTGGTCCTGACCTCGATCATGATCGTGGCGATGGTGGCGACGCAGTTCTTCACGCAGAAGCAGCTGATGAGCAAGAACATGTCCGAGGCGGCCTTGACGGGCCAGTTCGCGCAGACCCAGAAGATGATGCTCTACGTGCTGCCCCTGGTCTTCGTGGTCGGTGGCGTGAACTTCCCGGTCGGCGTGCTCGTGTACTGGACGGCGACGAACTTCTGGACCATGGGTCAGCAGTGGTGGGTCATCCGCAACAACCCGACACCGGGGTCGCTGGCCGAGAAGGAACTGAACCTGCGGCGTGCCGCGCGCGGACTGGCGCCCTTCAACGAGGCGCCCAAGCCGGTTGCCGAGCAGCCCAAGCCGACCGGAAAGCACCTGGGGCAGACTTCCCAGCCTGCGAAGAAGAAGAAGAGGAAGAAGTAG
- the yidD gene encoding membrane protein insertion efficiency factor YidD, whose amino-acid sequence MNQSQDSHLHGARHRHQSAATTQWVRHRDFYVEDGEIPGRTVSGITQPELRRGHWGLLRSSPSLALCWLLRGYRRVISPLYGQVCSFYPSCSAYGLEAVTTHGVMRGIPLTLWRILRCNPFTGGGVDPVPPTARIWPQGGVPTIIETNHPPIPLGDDD is encoded by the coding sequence ATGAATCAGAGTCAGGACTCGCACCTGCACGGTGCACGCCATCGGCATCAGAGTGCGGCGACCACGCAGTGGGTGCGACACCGCGACTTCTACGTGGAAGACGGGGAGATCCCCGGGCGCACGGTCTCGGGGATCACCCAGCCCGAGCTGCGGCGGGGCCACTGGGGCCTGCTCCGCTCCTCACCCTCGCTCGCACTGTGCTGGCTGCTGCGGGGATACCGCAGAGTCATCTCACCGCTGTACGGTCAGGTATGCAGCTTCTATCCGAGCTGCTCTGCATACGGGTTGGAAGCGGTGACCACTCACGGGGTCATGCGCGGCATCCCGCTCACGCTGTGGCGGATCCTTCGCTGCAATCCCTTCACCGGTGGTGGAGTAGACCCGGTCCCGCCCACGGCAAGGATTTGGCCGCAAGGTGGAGTACCGACGATCATAGAGACAAACCACCCACCGATACCCCTCGGCGACGATGACTGA